ATTAGATTATGTCAAGCCTGGCACTATCGTTGGCGTAGGGACTGGCTCCACCGCCGCGCACTTTATTGATGCCCTTGGTTCCATCAAAGATAAAATTGAAGGAGCAGTTTCCAGCTCTGATGCCTCTACCGCCAAACTAAAAAGTTACGGTATTCAGGTCTTTGATTGCAACGAAGTGGATGTACTGGATATCTACGTTGATGGCGCTGATGAAATCAACGGCCATATGCAGATGATTAAAGGCGGTGGCGCGGCGCTAACGCGCGAGAAAATTATTGCGGCCATTGCGCGTAAGTTTATTTGCATCGCAGATGCGACCAAACAGGTGGATGTGCTGGGTAAATTCCCATTGCCAGTCGAAGTGATCCCGATGGCGCGTTCTTACGTCGCCCGTGAATTGGTTAAGCTGGGCGGGTTACCTGAATATCGCCAAAATGTGCTGACGGATAACGGTAACGTTATTTTGGATGTCCACAATCTGACGATTTTAGATGCCATTGCCTTAGAGAATAAAATCAATGGTATTGCTGGTGTGGTGACGGTTGGATTATTTGCCAACCGTGGCGCTGATGTCGCTCTGATTGGCACCGCTGATGGTGTTAAAACGATAACGCTCTGATCGGCCAAATCAATCGGCTGGATTATTTTCAGGATAAGGTGCGGCCGCTTTGTCCTGAAAATTTTCACCTTTAATTATCTTTTCTTAAAAACGTTAAATTTGGTGATATATATCACATTTCGTCATTTCAATTTCTTAACCTGCCATTAACCCTCTTGCCGCTAGTTTTTTATTCCATAAATTAACATTCGCAGTGGTTGTTATGCTGAGAGGTAGGCAATCGTTTGTATTGCTGCTCGCGTAATATTTGTTATGTTGACAGGGTGCTGACCGAATTCATTCGATAGCGGCAGCCACATCTGAAGTCTGAAAATAGGGTCGGGGACATGGCAAAAGTATCACTGGAGAAAGACAGAATTAAGTTTCTGTTAGTGGAAGGGGTGCACCAGAGCACAGTTGATAATCTGCGTGCAGCCGGATATAGCAATATTGAATACCATAAAGGTGCCTTAGACACCGAATCACTGAAAGAATCTATTCGTGATGCCCACTTCATCGGAATTCGATCGCGCACGCATCTGTCCGAAGAAGTTTTTGCTGCAGCAGAAAAATTGGTTGCAGTCGGTTGTTTCTGTATCGGTACAAATCAGGTTGATTTAACGGCGGCGACCAAGCGCGGTGTGCCGGTATTCAATGCGCCTTTCTCCAATACCCGTTCGGTTGCCGAAATGGTACTGGGCGAGCTACTGTTGATGTTCCGGGGCATTCCGTCGGCTAACGCCAAAGCGCATCGCGGCGAGTGGAATAAACTGGCTGTCGGTTCCTATGAGGCCCGTGGTAAAAAACTGGGTATCATCGGTTATGGTCATATCGGTACGCAGCTGGGTATTCTGGCTGAAAGTGTTGGTATGAAAGTGTTCTTCTACGATATCGAAAATAAATTGTCGTTAGGGAATGCACAACAGGTTCGCCATCTGTCTGATTTGCTGAACATGAGTGATGTGATTAGTTTGCATGTGCCTGAAAATCACTCCACCAAAAATATGATTGGCCCTGAGCAGTTGGCTCTGATGAAGCCAGGTGCAATGCTGATTAACGCCTCTCGCGGGACTGTTGTTGATATTCCAGCGCTGTGTGAAGTGTTGGCGAGTAATCATTTGGCTGGTGCGGCAATTGACGTATTCCCTGAAGAGCCAGCCACCAATAAAGACCCGTTCAACTCACCATTGTGTGAGTTTGATAACGTCTTATTGACGCCACATATTGGCGGTTCGACTCAAGAAGCGCAGGAAAATATCGGTGATGAAGTCGCCGGCAAACTGGCTAAGTATTCCGATAACGGCTCAACACTGTCTGCGGTTAACTTCCCAGAGGTTTCGCTGCCTGCTCATGGCGATAATACTCGTCGTTTGCTGCATATTCATGAGAACCGTCCTGGCATCCTGACCAGCATTAACAAAATTTTTGCTGAACAGAACGTCAACATTGCTGCGCAGTATCTGCAAACCAGCGCTGAAATCGGCTACGTTGTCATCGACGTTGAAACAGATGATGAAGAAAATGCAGAAAGAGCGTTGCAAGCAATGAAGGCTATCCCAGGGACTATCCGCGCACGCTTACTGTATTAATCTTAGCGGCGAAGATAGTGGCTCATGCCTAATAACCCGATATCGGTTGATATCGGGTTTTTTAATGCCTAAATACGATCTTTTACCATTTCCATACTTTTTCAGGGGTCACTATCTCTGGCAAAGGCACATCCCAATGTTCATTCGGTAAATGCTCGACTTGCTGGCAGTCATGAGCCAACCCAATAGGATAGGGGCCGCCTTGTTGCCAGTGTTGCAGTGTGCGGTCATAAAACCCGCCTCCCATACCTAAACGCTGACCATGGTGGTCAAACGCCACCAATGGCGTTATCACCACATCCAATTGATTGAGCGGTAGAACCTCCCGTACATCGAGCTGCGGTTCAAGGATTTTTAAGCGGTTACGGATGAGTAAACTATCAGGACGATAATGAAGAAAGAGCAGATGACCGGGGCTGAATGGGTGTAGCACCGGCAGGTAAACCTGCTTATTTTGCTGCCACAACAATGCAATGATTGGCGCGGTATTAAGCTCGCCATCAAAAGAAAGAAATATCGCAATGTTGCTGGCTTGCTGAATTTTTTCATGCGCAGCGAAATGATTGGCGGCCGAATGGGCTGCATGCTGTTGCTGTTCGGGGGTTAATCGACGCCGACGCTCACGAATTGCTTGGCGAACACTTTGTCTTTCTAGGGCATGCTGCTCAAAGGCATCTTGTGGATTCAAGGACATGTGATTGACTTAACAGCGAAAAATAGCGTGTGTCAAAACGAACGTGGTAACTGAAACTGACCGTTACCCGATAAGAAAGGGATCTCCGAGATGCCGCTGCTGGCTGTAACCCTTGAACCCATGGTTCAAGGTGAACGCAGCGTCGCAACCTTAAGGCTTCTCGGCGGACCGAGCATGCGCACCGGTTACGGAGGCACTACATTCTGTTGGTATTAAATATCGGCTCAGGGGACTGGCCCGCTGGCAAACATCTCAGAGAAATTCTTTACTCCCTACTGAATCTATCATTCAACAGAGATTTATTCAAATTGTGCATCCTGACGTTCAGAGATGCGACCTTGTTCAAGCAACGCCTGTTCAATGGTCTGTTGTAACATCCGAATACGTTGTTCCATATTGGATGCATAGTCGCGAGTTTTCAACCTTTCCTGAGCTAATTCGTGACAAACGTTCAATGCCGCGATAAAAACTAACTGCTCTGTATTGGTGACCCTAGTGCGAACTTTAAGATCTTGCAACCGTTGGTTAAGATCTTCTGCTGCCATGTTCAACGCATCTTGTTGTTCTGGCGGGCAGTTGACTCTTAACGAGCGACCAAAAATTTGAATATCTACCGGTTGTGCAGACATGCCACCTTCCTGACTAATTTTTGCGCTAGCCTTGAAAACCAGAGGCAAATTGCTCGTAGCGTCAAAGCGGGCGTCACTATATATACCTCAATACCAAGATACAACCACTTTGTGGCTATGCGTTTTCTGGTATAGGGACTGAGCTTGATGGTAGCATAACATGAACTTATCCAGCCAACGATGACCAATACGCATGTCTATAGAGAATACATTACCAACTTATCAATCCGTTGCCCTGGCACTGAACCAGCAAGCAGTGGCTTTAACCCCCGCAGAAATGCATGGCCTTATCAGCGGATTACTCTGCGGCGGCAGTAAAGACGAAGGGTGGCGCGTCATGGTGCATGACCTGACCAACGACGGCGTTGCCTTCCCGCAAACTCTGGGTTTACAGTTACAACAGTTACATCAAGCAACACAAGAAGCATTGGAAAATGAAGGCTTTATGTTCCAGTTGCTGATCCCCGAGGGGGAAGAGATCACGGTATTTGAGCGTGCAGATGCATTATCCGGTTGGGTGAACCATTTCCTGCTAGGGCTGGGGATGTTGCAGCCGAAGCTGGCTCAGGTGAAAGGCGAAACAGGCGAAGCGATTGACGACCTGCGTAATATCGCTCAATTGGGTTATGACGAAGATGAAGATCAGGAAGAGTTAGCTCAATCGTTGGAAGAGGTGATTGAGTATGTCCGTGTGGCGGCCATTTTGTGCCATATCGAATTCACCCAAGATAAGCCCACCGCGCCAGAGATGCGCAAGCCGACATTACATTAAGCTACGCTATGTGATGTTTTGACGGGTGAAGACCGGCTATTTCAGGAGAGTGTAATGACTGAACAAGAATACCAGAATCGCCGTCAGGCGCTGTTGGCGAAGATGGCACCAGGTAGCGCAGCGATTTTTTTTGCTGCACCAGAAGTCACACGCAGTGCGGATTCTGAATATCCTTATCGGCAGAACAGTGATTTTAGCTACCTAACCGGTTTTAACGAACCGCAAGCTGTGCTGATTTTGGTGAAAAGCGATGAAACGCACAACCATAGTGTGCTGTTCAATCGGGTGCGGGATTTAACCGCTGAAATCTGGTTTGGTCGCCGTCTAGGGCAAGAGGCCGCCCCCGCTAAGCTTGGGGTCGATCGGGCATTACCTTTCGATGAAATCGACGAGCAACTCTATTTGCTGCTTAATCGCCTTGATGTGATTTACCACGCGCAGGGCCAATACGATTATGCAGATAAAATTGTTTTTGCCGCACTGGAAAGGTTACGTAACGGTTTTCGTAAAAATCTGCGTGCGCCAGCAACGTTAACTGATTGGCGGCCGTGGTTGCATGAAATGCGTCTGTTTAAGTCAGAAGAAGAGATTGCTGTGATGCGTCGCGCTGGCGAAATCAGTGCGTTAGCCCATACCCGTGCCATGGAAAAATGCCGCCCCGGTATGTTTGAGTACCAGTTGGAAGGGGAGATTCTGCATGAATTTACTCGCCACGGTGCGCGCTATCCGGCCTATAACACTATCGTTGGCGGCGGTGAGAACGGCTGTATTCTGCATTACACCGAAAACGAGTGCGAATTGCGGGATGGCGAATTGGTGCTGATCGATGCAGGTTGTGAGTATCAAGGCTATGCAGGTGATATCACCCGTACTTTCCCTGTTAATGGCAAGTTTACGCCCGCCCAACGGGCAATCTATGACATCGTCTTGGCATCCATTAACAAATCACTAGAACTGTTCCGTCCCGGCACCAGCATCCGTGAAGTGACGGAACAGGTGGTGCGAATCATGGTGGCGGGTTTAGTCGATTTGGGCATCCTGAAAGGCGATATCGAGCAACTGATTGCAGAGCAGGCACATAAGCCCTTCTTTATGCACGGACTCAGCCATTGGCTGGGGTTAGATGTTCATGATGTTGGCGATTACAGCAACAGTGATCGTGGCCGCACACTGGAGCCTGGTATGGTGCTTACTATCGAGCCAGGCCTGTATATCGCGCCCGATGCGGATGTTCCCGCGCAATATCGTGGCATTGGTATTCGTATCGAAGATGACATCGTGATCACGGCTGACGGCAATGAAAACCTGACAGCCAGTGTGGTAAAAGACCCCGATGCGATCGAAGCGTTAATGGCTGCGGCGAGATAACGAATGAGCGTGATAGTGGTAGGTGGCGGGATGGCGGGTGCGACACTGGCGCTGGCGATTTCATCCCTGACAAAAGGGCAGGTACCAGTTGCACTCGTTGAAGCGCAGGAGCCTGATAGCCGGGCGCATCCAGGGTTTGATGCCAGAGCCATTGCATTGGCGCAAGGAACTTGCCAGCAGCTTGACCGCATTGGCATTTGGTCGGCTTTAGCCGATTGCGCCACCGCCATTGATCATGTTCATGTCAGTGACAGTGGGCATTCCGGTTGTGTCAATCTGCGAGCGCATGACTATCGTGTTCCCGCGTTAGGGCATGTTATTGAGCTGCATGACGCCGGTAAACGGCTGTTTGCCTTGCTACAAAAGGCACCGGGTGTGATGCTGCATTGTCCGGCAAAAGTAGTGGATGTGGTTCGCACCACTGAATCCGCCAGTGTGACGTTGGATAATGGCCAGCAATTGAGCGCTCAATTGCTGGTGGCGGCAGATGGTTCTCATTCTGCATTGGCCCGT
The window above is part of the Yersinia massiliensis genome. Proteins encoded here:
- the rpiA gene encoding ribose-5-phosphate isomerase RpiA codes for the protein MTQDELKKAVGWAALDYVKPGTIVGVGTGSTAAHFIDALGSIKDKIEGAVSSSDASTAKLKSYGIQVFDCNEVDVLDIYVDGADEINGHMQMIKGGGAALTREKIIAAIARKFICIADATKQVDVLGKFPLPVEVIPMARSYVARELVKLGGLPEYRQNVLTDNGNVILDVHNLTILDAIALENKINGIAGVVTVGLFANRGADVALIGTADGVKTITL
- the zapA gene encoding cell division protein ZapA — its product is MSAQPVDIQIFGRSLRVNCPPEQQDALNMAAEDLNQRLQDLKVRTRVTNTEQLVFIAALNVCHELAQERLKTRDYASNMEQRIRMLQQTIEQALLEQGRISERQDAQFE
- the pepP gene encoding Xaa-Pro aminopeptidase; the encoded protein is MTEQEYQNRRQALLAKMAPGSAAIFFAAPEVTRSADSEYPYRQNSDFSYLTGFNEPQAVLILVKSDETHNHSVLFNRVRDLTAEIWFGRRLGQEAAPAKLGVDRALPFDEIDEQLYLLLNRLDVIYHAQGQYDYADKIVFAALERLRNGFRKNLRAPATLTDWRPWLHEMRLFKSEEEIAVMRRAGEISALAHTRAMEKCRPGMFEYQLEGEILHEFTRHGARYPAYNTIVGGGENGCILHYTENECELRDGELVLIDAGCEYQGYAGDITRTFPVNGKFTPAQRAIYDIVLASINKSLELFRPGTSIREVTEQVVRIMVAGLVDLGILKGDIEQLIAEQAHKPFFMHGLSHWLGLDVHDVGDYSNSDRGRTLEPGMVLTIEPGLYIAPDADVPAQYRGIGIRIEDDIVITADGNENLTASVVKDPDAIEALMAAAR
- the serA gene encoding phosphoglycerate dehydrogenase, coding for MAKVSLEKDRIKFLLVEGVHQSTVDNLRAAGYSNIEYHKGALDTESLKESIRDAHFIGIRSRTHLSEEVFAAAEKLVAVGCFCIGTNQVDLTAATKRGVPVFNAPFSNTRSVAEMVLGELLLMFRGIPSANAKAHRGEWNKLAVGSYEARGKKLGIIGYGHIGTQLGILAESVGMKVFFYDIENKLSLGNAQQVRHLSDLLNMSDVISLHVPENHSTKNMIGPEQLALMKPGAMLINASRGTVVDIPALCEVLASNHLAGAAIDVFPEEPATNKDPFNSPLCEFDNVLLTPHIGGSTQEAQENIGDEVAGKLAKYSDNGSTLSAVNFPEVSLPAHGDNTRRLLHIHENRPGILTSINKIFAEQNVNIAAQYLQTSAEIGYVVIDVETDDEENAERALQAMKAIPGTIRARLLY
- a CDS encoding 5-formyltetrahydrofolate cyclo-ligase, producing MSLNPQDAFEQHALERQSVRQAIRERRRRLTPEQQQHAAHSAANHFAAHEKIQQASNIAIFLSFDGELNTAPIIALLWQQNKQVYLPVLHPFSPGHLLFLHYRPDSLLIRNRLKILEPQLDVREVLPLNQLDVVITPLVAFDHHGQRLGMGGGFYDRTLQHWQQGGPYPIGLAHDCQQVEHLPNEHWDVPLPEIVTPEKVWKW
- a CDS encoding YecA family protein encodes the protein MSIENTLPTYQSVALALNQQAVALTPAEMHGLISGLLCGGSKDEGWRVMVHDLTNDGVAFPQTLGLQLQQLHQATQEALENEGFMFQLLIPEGEEITVFERADALSGWVNHFLLGLGMLQPKLAQVKGETGEAIDDLRNIAQLGYDEDEDQEELAQSLEEVIEYVRVAAILCHIEFTQDKPTAPEMRKPTLH